From the genome of Ornithobacterium rhinotracheale, one region includes:
- a CDS encoding pyruvate dehydrogenase complex dihydrolipoamide acetyltransferase, with amino-acid sequence MAEIIKMPRLSDTMEEGKVESWNKKVGDKVSYGDILAEIETDKAVQEFEADIEGTLLYIGVEAGQSAPVDSILAIIGAEGEDISGLVSGGGTSQSAPAPAEEPQAKAVPVAEVPKNVTIISMPRLSDTMEEGKVEAWNKKVGDKVSYGDILAEIETDKAVQEFETDVEGTLLYIGVEAGQSAPVDSILAIIGPEGTDVSAIVAGGGAKPAAKAETPKAEAAQPVATVQEKKETPAPVAPKAQAANNSGRVFISPLAKKLADEKGYDINQIQGTGDNGRIIKKDVENFTPQAAAKPAVASPVALEIGEDTVIPNSQMRKVIAKRLSESKFTAPHYYLTIEVDMDNVMAARKQINQIPNTKVSFNDIVLKATAMAVKKHPVVNSTWKDNEIVQYAAVNIGVAVAVPDGLVVPVVKNTDLKSLSQISAEVKDLATRSRDRKIKADEMEGSTFTVSNLGAYGVESFTSIINQPNSCILSVGAIVEKPVVKNGQIVVGHTMKLCLACDHRTVDGATGSTFLQTLKQYLETPMSMLV; translated from the coding sequence ATGGCTGAAATTATAAAAATGCCAAGATTGAGCGATACCATGGAAGAAGGTAAAGTGGAATCTTGGAACAAAAAAGTAGGAGATAAAGTATCATACGGAGATATCTTAGCTGAAATTGAAACAGATAAAGCGGTTCAAGAATTTGAAGCAGATATAGAAGGGACTCTTTTATATATCGGTGTAGAAGCTGGGCAATCAGCACCAGTTGATAGCATTTTGGCAATCATCGGTGCAGAGGGCGAAGACATCAGCGGTTTGGTAAGCGGTGGCGGAACCAGCCAATCAGCACCAGCTCCTGCAGAAGAACCACAAGCGAAAGCTGTGCCAGTAGCAGAAGTTCCAAAGAATGTGACTATTATTTCTATGCCAAGATTGAGCGATACCATGGAAGAAGGTAAAGTAGAAGCTTGGAATAAAAAAGTAGGAGATAAAGTATCATACGGCGATATCTTAGCTGAAATCGAAACAGATAAAGCAGTTCAAGAATTTGAAACAGATGTAGAAGGAACTTTATTATATATAGGTGTAGAAGCTGGGCAATCAGCACCAGTTGATAGCATTTTGGCAATCATTGGCCCTGAAGGAACAGATGTTTCTGCAATCGTAGCAGGAGGCGGGGCAAAACCAGCTGCCAAAGCGGAAACTCCAAAGGCTGAAGCAGCTCAACCAGTAGCTACTGTACAAGAGAAAAAAGAAACCCCAGCACCTGTTGCCCCAAAAGCACAAGCGGCCAATAATTCGGGTAGAGTATTTATTTCTCCATTGGCTAAAAAATTGGCTGATGAAAAAGGATACGATATCAATCAAATTCAAGGTACAGGAGACAACGGAAGAATTATCAAAAAAGATGTTGAAAACTTTACTCCACAAGCTGCTGCTAAGCCAGCTGTTGCTAGTCCAGTTGCGTTGGAAATAGGAGAAGATACTGTGATTCCTAACTCTCAAATGAGAAAAGTGATTGCTAAGCGTCTTTCTGAAAGCAAGTTTACAGCACCTCACTATTACTTAACCATTGAAGTAGATATGGATAATGTGATGGCAGCTCGTAAGCAAATCAATCAAATTCCAAATACAAAAGTATCTTTCAACGATATCGTGTTGAAAGCTACTGCCATGGCTGTAAAAAAACACCCAGTGGTGAACTCAACTTGGAAAGATAACGAAATCGTACAATACGCTGCTGTAAATATCGGTGTTGCAGTTGCTGTTCCAGATGGGCTCGTAGTACCTGTAGTGAAAAATACAGATTTAAAATCATTATCTCAAATTTCTGCTGAGGTAAAAGATTTAGCTACAAGATCAAGAGATAGAAAAATTAAAGCTGATGAAATGGAAGGCTCTACTTTTACGGTTTCAAACCTAGGAGCTTACGGAGTGGAGAGCTTCACTTCAATCATTAATCAGCCAAACTCTTGTATCCTCTCTGTGGGGGCAATTGTGGAAAAACCAGTTGTTAAAAACGGACAAATCGTAGTTGGTCATACAATGAAACTTTGTTTAGCTTGCGACCACAGAACTGTGGACGGAGCAACTGGAAGTACTTTCCTACAAACTTTAAAACAATACTTAGAGACTCCAATGTCTATGCTTGTGTAG
- the dgt gene encoding dGTP triphosphohydrolase, producing the protein MFPKLYTTQRTGEKSKTQHTENRTDFQRDYDRIIFSSAFRKLQNKTQVFPLPGSVFVHNRLTHSLEVSSVGRSLGTLAGEIFRENIKSDATKDDLYFYEHNLAYVIASACLCHDIGNPAFGHSGEDAIAQFFKNNENNLKSYFSEEEWADFIHFEGNANAIRVLTHQQKGKSEGGLMLTHTTLASIAKYPCESVASLGKKGNALHRKKFGFFQSEKETFEQIAKSCGMLKEQGNPLVYKRHPFVWLVEAADDICYNIIDFEDAHRLGIVEHSLCIELFKQIIDELGGGLETRKIENRLNKIENKEDKVSYLRAKIIGYLVSEIIKKYKIHFSKIIVGDFSTSLYDLILNKSKSLQTIQEFSIENIYNYNSVIEIESAGYNVMNELLGYFVPAILKDKKLRTGYEKNAVKLLPPSCNYDGESAYQKVLGILDYISSMTDDYAVELYRRIKGIEIGMIR; encoded by the coding sequence ATGTTTCCAAAACTATACACCACGCAACGAACAGGCGAAAAATCAAAAACGCAGCACACCGAAAACCGCACAGATTTTCAGCGCGATTACGATAGAATTATTTTCTCATCGGCTTTTAGAAAACTGCAAAACAAAACGCAAGTTTTCCCGTTGCCTGGCAGTGTATTTGTACACAATCGTTTAACGCATTCGTTGGAAGTTTCATCGGTGGGGCGTTCGCTTGGGACTTTGGCAGGAGAAATTTTCAGAGAAAATATAAAATCTGACGCCACCAAAGATGATTTGTATTTTTACGAACATAATTTAGCCTATGTTATCGCATCGGCATGTTTGTGCCACGACATTGGAAACCCTGCGTTTGGACATTCGGGCGAAGATGCCATTGCTCAATTTTTCAAAAACAACGAAAATAACTTAAAATCGTATTTTTCTGAAGAAGAGTGGGCTGATTTCATTCATTTTGAAGGAAATGCCAATGCAATTCGCGTGCTCACGCATCAACAAAAAGGCAAATCCGAGGGGGGCTTAATGCTTACCCACACGACGCTAGCCTCAATTGCTAAATATCCGTGCGAATCGGTAGCTTCTCTGGGCAAAAAAGGCAATGCACTACACCGCAAAAAATTTGGATTTTTCCAGTCAGAAAAAGAAACTTTTGAGCAAATTGCAAAAAGTTGTGGTATGCTTAAAGAACAGGGCAATCCGCTTGTTTACAAGAGACACCCTTTTGTGTGGCTCGTGGAGGCGGCAGACGACATTTGCTACAACATCATCGATTTTGAAGACGCTCACCGCCTAGGCATTGTGGAACACAGCCTCTGCATCGAACTTTTTAAGCAAATTATAGATGAATTGGGTGGCGGCTTAGAAACGCGCAAAATCGAAAATCGCCTAAACAAAATTGAAAACAAGGAGGATAAAGTTTCTTATCTCCGCGCCAAAATCATTGGTTATTTAGTAAGTGAAATTATTAAAAAATATAAAATTCACTTTTCTAAAATCATCGTGGGCGATTTCAGCACAAGTTTATATGATTTAATTTTAAATAAATCAAAATCATTACAAACTATTCAAGAATTTTCTATCGAAAACATTTACAATTACAATAGCGTGATTGAGATAGAATCTGCCGGCTATAATGTAATGAATGAGCTTTTGGGCTATTTTGTTCCTGCGATTTTAAAAGACAAGAAGCTACGCACAGGCTACGAGAAAAACGCAGTAAAACTTCTCCCACCGTCTTGCAATTATGATGGGGAAAGTGCCTACCAAAAAGTGCTTGGCATTTTGGACTATATCAGTAGTATGACAGATGATTACGCAGTGGAACTTTATCGCCGAATCAAGGGGATAGAAATCGGAATGATTCGATAA
- a CDS encoding YifB family Mg chelatase-like AAA ATPase, translating into MLVKTYGSAIYGIDATTITVETNVDKGTGYFIVGLPDSAVRESSHRISAALQNIGYKNPRQKIIINMAPADIRKEGSAYDLTIAMGILTASKQIQAENIEDYLIMGELSLDGSVLPIKGVLPIAIQARKEGFRGIILPKENAMEAAVVNNLEVYGVSNIKEVIDFFDQGTPLDLVEFDTRKEFFKSINQFPFDFADVKGQENVKRAMEIAAAGGHNILLIGPPGSGKTMLAKRIPSILPPLTLSEALETTKIHSVAGKLKKNSSLMTVRPFTSPHHTTSDVALVGGGSYPQPGEISLAHNGVLFLDELPEFQRSVLEVMRQPLEDREVTISRAKFTVTYPASFMLVASMNPSPSGFFPDDPQNTSTPAEMQRYMNKISGPLLDRIDLHIEVVPVPFEKLSAERNGETSEQIRNRVIAAREIQENRYKDTEHVHYNAQMGPKQLDEFCVLDDASYTLLKNAMDKLNLSARAYDRILRVARTIADLDKSENISSTHLAEAIQYRSLDRVGYF; encoded by the coding sequence ATGCTTGTAAAAACTTACGGAAGTGCCATCTACGGCATCGACGCAACGACAATTACTGTAGAAACCAATGTAGATAAAGGAACGGGATATTTTATCGTAGGACTGCCCGATAGTGCCGTGCGAGAAAGTAGCCACCGAATAAGTGCCGCACTACAAAACATTGGTTACAAAAATCCCCGACAAAAAATCATCATTAACATGGCGCCTGCCGATATCCGAAAAGAAGGTTCAGCTTATGATTTAACCATCGCCATGGGAATTCTCACCGCATCCAAGCAGATTCAAGCCGAAAATATTGAAGATTATTTAATCATGGGCGAATTATCGCTCGACGGAAGTGTTTTGCCCATCAAAGGCGTTTTACCTATCGCCATTCAAGCGAGGAAAGAGGGATTCAGGGGAATTATTTTACCCAAGGAAAATGCCATGGAAGCGGCCGTAGTCAATAATCTTGAAGTCTATGGCGTGAGCAACATCAAAGAAGTGATCGACTTTTTTGACCAAGGCACTCCACTAGATTTAGTGGAATTTGACACCAGAAAAGAATTTTTTAAATCCATCAACCAATTTCCGTTTGATTTTGCCGATGTCAAAGGGCAGGAAAATGTAAAACGCGCTATGGAAATCGCCGCCGCTGGCGGGCACAACATTCTACTCATCGGGCCACCTGGTAGTGGGAAAACTATGCTTGCCAAGCGCATTCCGTCGATTTTGCCACCACTCACATTGAGCGAAGCCTTGGAAACGACCAAAATTCATTCGGTGGCAGGAAAATTAAAGAAAAATTCATCGCTTATGACCGTGCGCCCATTCACTTCGCCACACCACACCACCTCAGATGTAGCCTTGGTGGGCGGTGGCAGCTACCCACAGCCAGGCGAAATCTCTTTAGCCCACAATGGCGTTTTATTTTTGGACGAATTACCCGAATTTCAACGCAGTGTTTTGGAAGTGATGCGCCAGCCACTCGAAGACCGAGAAGTTACTATCTCTAGGGCTAAATTCACAGTTACCTACCCCGCGAGTTTTATGCTCGTGGCGTCTATGAACCCGAGCCCGAGCGGTTTTTTCCCAGACGATCCGCAAAACACTTCTACCCCAGCCGAAATGCAACGCTATATGAATAAAATTTCGGGGCCGCTTTTAGACCGAATTGATCTGCACATCGAAGTGGTGCCCGTGCCGTTTGAAAAACTTTCGGCAGAACGAAATGGCGAAACAAGCGAACAAATTAGGAATCGTGTCATCGCTGCCCGAGAAATTCAAGAAAACCGATACAAGGATACCGAACATGTGCACTATAACGCTCAAATGGGCCCTAAGCAATTGGATGAATTTTGCGTTTTGGACGATGCAAGCTATACCTTATTAAAGAATGCTATGGATAAGCTCAATCTTTCGGCACGAGCTTACGACCGAATTTTGCGCGTGGCACGAACGATTGCCGATTTAGACAAGTCAGAAAATATTTCTTCAACACATTTGGCAGAGGCGATTCAATATAGAAGTTTAGATCGTGTAGGCTATTTTTAG
- the pdhA gene encoding pyruvate dehydrogenase (acetyl-transferring) E1 component subunit alpha: MKEITKETYLKWFEEMTFWRRFEDKCRSMYLKQKIRGFLHLYNGQEAIPAGLSQVIDVKKDKMITAYRCHVLPMAMGVDPKRIMAELFGKVDGTSHGMGGSMHVFSKEHNFFGGHGIVGGQIALGAGIAFADKYFERGGVTFCFMGDGATRQGSLHETFNMAMNWKLPVVFICENNQYAMGTSVKRTANHEDIYKLADGYEMPSQPVDGMDPVKVAEAAYEAIERARRGDGPTFLDVKTYRYRGHSMSDAEPYRTKEEVNKYKEQDPILLVQHRILENGWATEEELNKITDEQIKKVDECVDFAEKSPFPEVEQIYSMVYEQENYPFLDKVENQ, from the coding sequence ATGAAAGAGATAACCAAAGAGACCTACTTAAAGTGGTTCGAGGAAATGACCTTTTGGAGACGATTTGAGGATAAATGTCGCTCCATGTATTTGAAACAAAAAATCAGAGGCTTCCTGCACCTGTACAACGGGCAAGAGGCGATTCCTGCTGGGCTCTCGCAGGTGATAGATGTGAAAAAGGATAAGATGATTACAGCTTACCGTTGCCACGTTTTGCCAATGGCTATGGGGGTAGACCCTAAGAGAATTATGGCTGAACTCTTTGGAAAAGTAGATGGAACTTCTCATGGTATGGGAGGGTCTATGCATGTGTTTAGTAAAGAGCACAACTTTTTTGGAGGGCACGGTATCGTAGGTGGACAAATAGCACTAGGTGCTGGTATTGCTTTCGCAGATAAATATTTTGAAAGAGGAGGGGTTACTTTCTGTTTCATGGGAGACGGTGCTACAAGACAAGGTTCCTTGCACGAAACATTCAACATGGCGATGAACTGGAAACTGCCAGTAGTTTTCATCTGCGAAAATAACCAATACGCAATGGGAACTAGCGTTAAAAGAACTGCCAACCACGAGGACATCTATAAACTGGCAGATGGCTACGAAATGCCATCTCAACCAGTGGACGGCATGGACCCTGTAAAAGTGGCAGAAGCAGCTTATGAGGCAATTGAAAGAGCAAGACGCGGAGACGGGCCTACTTTCTTAGATGTTAAAACTTACCGATACAGAGGGCACTCAATGTCTGATGCTGAACCTTACAGAACTAAAGAAGAGGTAAATAAATACAAAGAGCAAGATCCAATTTTGCTTGTTCAACACAGAATTTTAGAAAACGGATGGGCAACCGAAGAAGAGTTGAACAAAATTACCGACGAGCAAATCAAAAAAGTAGACGAGTGTGTTGATTTTGCAGAAAAATCCCCATTCCCAGAAGTAGAGCAAATCTACTCTATGGTTTACGAACAAGAAAATTATCCATTCTTAGACAAAGTAGAAAATCAATAA
- a CDS encoding IS982 family transposase: protein MINYHKITDIFCIVDDFCNDFEKFTQPFLLGKPPKKKPKMSNAEVITIMILFHLSGFRTFKHFYIYYVQKHMQEEFPQTVSYNRFTELMQSNTMALTMFAKTCALGSCTGISFMDSTPIRVCGNKRIKRNKVFKDLATMGKSTMGWFHGFKLHLVINDKGEILSFCVTQANVDDREPLKNEGFLKQIFGKLFGDKGYISEKLNQLLFVDGIQLITNIRNNMKNSLMTMSDKILLRKRSIIETVNDELKNICQIEHSRHRSIGNFMTNLVAGIIAYHFLPKKPSLKYESLKTNQLAVFY from the coding sequence ATGATTAATTACCACAAAATTACGGATATTTTTTGTATTGTTGATGACTTTTGTAATGATTTTGAAAAATTCACTCAACCTTTTCTTCTCGGAAAGCCTCCCAAAAAGAAGCCCAAAATGAGTAACGCTGAAGTAATCACCATAATGATTCTTTTTCATCTAAGTGGCTTTAGAACTTTTAAGCATTTTTACATTTACTATGTTCAAAAGCATATGCAAGAGGAATTTCCTCAAACGGTGTCTTATAACCGGTTCACAGAACTTATGCAATCCAATACCATGGCTCTTACCATGTTTGCAAAAACCTGTGCTTTAGGAAGTTGTACTGGTATTTCTTTTATGGATAGTACGCCAATAAGAGTATGTGGAAACAAAAGAATTAAACGCAACAAAGTATTCAAAGACCTAGCTACAATGGGGAAATCTACTATGGGTTGGTTTCATGGATTTAAACTCCATCTGGTCATTAATGATAAAGGCGAGATACTGAGTTTTTGCGTAACGCAGGCGAATGTAGACGATAGAGAACCACTGAAAAATGAAGGCTTTTTGAAGCAAATTTTCGGTAAACTATTTGGTGATAAAGGTTACATCTCTGAAAAGTTGAATCAATTACTCTTTGTGGATGGTATTCAACTGATTACCAACATCCGAAACAACATGAAAAACTCTCTTATGACTATGTCTGACAAAATTTTGCTTAGAAAGCGCTCCATCATAGAGACAGTGAATGACGAGCTAAAAAACATTTGCCAAATTGAGCACTCCAGGCATCGTTCAATAGGAAATTTTATGACCAACTTAGTGGCAGGGATTATTGCCTATCACTTTCTTCCTAAAAAACCATCATTAAAATATGAATCTCTGAAAACTAATCAATTAGCTGTGTTTTATTAA
- a CDS encoding TIGR02117 family protein, giving the protein MKKLFQVLKKVFLSILLFFVLYFVAVLIGGNIKCNTDHHSAEEVTIYLLSNGVHTDFVVPIKNEIYDWQTLISPEDTKGGYRDYTYVAIGWGDKGFYMEIPTWSDLTPRIVARAAFGIGGTAMHTTYYKNIVPDGKETIEVKISKAEYKKLVDKIVNSFQLQNGKSIQIKTDATYDIDDAFYEAKGKYSIFYTCNTWLNQVLKEVGRPSCLWAVLSNDIMKVYQ; this is encoded by the coding sequence ATGAAAAAACTATTTCAAGTTTTAAAAAAGGTATTTTTATCGATTTTATTATTTTTCGTATTGTATTTTGTTGCAGTACTAATCGGAGGGAATATAAAGTGCAATACTGATCATCATTCAGCCGAGGAAGTAACGATTTATCTGCTCAGCAATGGTGTGCATACAGATTTTGTGGTGCCAATAAAAAATGAAATATATGATTGGCAAACGCTAATTTCTCCAGAGGACACCAAGGGAGGTTATCGTGATTATACCTATGTAGCAATCGGCTGGGGGGACAAAGGTTTCTATATGGAAATCCCAACATGGAGTGATTTAACGCCGAGGATTGTTGCCCGTGCAGCTTTTGGAATAGGCGGTACAGCAATGCATACCACTTATTATAAAAATATAGTGCCAGATGGCAAGGAAACAATCGAAGTTAAAATTAGCAAAGCTGAATATAAAAAATTAGTAGATAAAATTGTAAACTCCTTTCAACTGCAAAATGGCAAATCGATTCAAATAAAAACTGATGCAACTTATGATATAGATGATGCCTTTTATGAAGCCAAAGGAAAATACAGTATCTTTTACACCTGCAACACATGGCTTAATCAAGTGTTGAAAGAGGTGGGGCGACCCTCTTGTTTATGGGCAGTTTTGTCAAATGATATAATGAAAGTTTACCAATAA
- a CDS encoding VOC family protein — MLTGVHHIAIICSDYQKSKKFYTEVLGLKILRENYRKERDSYKLDLSLNGIYIIELFSFPSPPPRPSRPEAVGLRHLAFSTPNIEEEIERLQKLGITTEPIRIDEFTGKKFTFFEDPDHLPLELYES, encoded by the coding sequence ATGCTCACTGGCGTTCATCACATTGCAATCATTTGCTCTGATTATCAAAAGTCTAAAAAGTTCTACACAGAAGTTTTAGGGCTAAAGATTTTGAGAGAAAATTACCGAAAAGAGCGAGATTCCTACAAATTAGATTTAAGTCTGAATGGAATTTATATTATTGAGCTTTTTTCGTTTCCAAGTCCACCGCCCCGCCCTTCTCGTCCCGAAGCGGTAGGGCTAAGACATTTGGCATTTAGCACACCAAATATTGAAGAAGAAATTGAAAGATTGCAAAAGCTAGGAATTACCACTGAGCCAATTAGAATTGATGAGTTTACGGGTAAAAAATTCACATTTTTTGAAGACCCAGACCATTTACCGTTAGAATTATACGAAAGCTAA
- the rplU gene encoding 50S ribosomal protein L21, whose amino-acid sequence MYAIVEIAGLQYKVEQDQQLYVNRLKGEAGETIVLDKVLLTDNGSVTVGAPVIDGLTVEAKIVEHVKGDKVVVFKKKRRKGYKKKTGFRASLTKIEILSIGGVKGEKPAKKAKATPAKSSAKVKKDDLTIVEGIGPKVQELFNENGISTLEELAAKKPEELKAILEPKGGIYAAMDTETWPKQAQMAAEGKIEELKAWQDELKGGK is encoded by the coding sequence ATGTACGCAATTGTAGAGATAGCCGGGCTTCAATACAAAGTTGAGCAAGACCAGCAGTTGTATGTGAACCGTTTGAAAGGTGAAGCAGGAGAAACAATCGTTTTAGACAAAGTGCTTTTAACCGATAATGGTAGCGTAACTGTAGGCGCCCCAGTTATAGATGGTTTAACCGTTGAGGCAAAAATCGTTGAACATGTAAAAGGAGACAAAGTTGTAGTCTTTAAAAAGAAAAGAAGAAAAGGATATAAAAAGAAAACAGGTTTCCGTGCTTCATTAACTAAAATTGAAATCCTTTCAATCGGAGGAGTAAAAGGTGAAAAACCAGCTAAAAAAGCGAAAGCTACACCTGCTAAATCATCAGCTAAAGTTAAAAAAGATGATTTAACAATCGTAGAAGGAATCGGACCAAAAGTTCAAGAATTATTCAACGAAAACGGAATCAGCACTCTTGAAGAATTGGCTGCTAAGAAACCAGAAGAATTAAAAGCGATCCTTGAACCAAAAGGAGGTATCTACGCTGCTATGGACACAGAAACTTGGCCAAAGCAAGCACAAATGGCTGCCGAAGGTAAAATCGAAGAGCTTAAGGCTTGGCAAGATGAGCTTAAAGGTGGTAAATAA
- a CDS encoding S-ribosylhomocysteine lyase, which yields MERIASFCIDHLKLKRGIYVSRKDQVGNETLTSFDIRMKEPYREPVLGAAELHTIEHLAATWLRNSEWKDKIVYWGPMGCQTGNYLIIAGDYTSVDIVPLITDLYRFMADFEGEIPGASTLECGNFYNNNLPMAKYEAKKYLEEVLLQLTPENLNYPA from the coding sequence ATGGAAAGAATAGCAAGTTTTTGCATCGATCATTTAAAATTAAAGAGAGGAATTTATGTTTCTAGAAAAGATCAAGTAGGCAACGAAACGCTTACTTCGTTCGACATTAGAATGAAAGAACCTTATCGTGAGCCCGTGCTAGGTGCGGCAGAATTGCACACTATTGAGCATTTGGCAGCGACTTGGCTTAGAAACAGCGAATGGAAGGATAAAATCGTGTACTGGGGACCTATGGGCTGCCAAACAGGAAATTACCTCATCATCGCAGGAGACTATACTTCAGTAGACATTGTTCCATTAATTACGGATTTATACCGATTTATGGCAGATTTTGAAGGTGAAATCCCAGGTGCCTCTACTCTAGAATGCGGAAACTTCTACAACAATAATTTACCAATGGCTAAATACGAAGCTAAAAAGTATTTGGAAGAAGTTTTATTGCAACTTACACCTGAAAATTTAAATTATCCAGCATAA
- a CDS encoding DUF3817 domain-containing protein: MLKYFKNLPKEKLIKQFKMACIAEGITCILLYLVAMPIKYQWGIFWQMIPIGILHGGMFTWYLLLINDVRKALNWDDEDFVFAILAAFFPFASFWVEVDLVKKRME, translated from the coding sequence ATGTTGAAATATTTTAAAAACTTACCAAAAGAAAAGCTGATTAAACAATTTAAAATGGCGTGTATTGCGGAGGGGATTACATGCATTTTGCTCTATCTTGTTGCTATGCCTATTAAATATCAATGGGGTATTTTCTGGCAAATGATTCCTATCGGGATTTTGCATGGGGGCATGTTTACTTGGTATTTATTGCTTATAAACGATGTAAGAAAAGCACTCAATTGGGACGATGAAGACTTTGTTTTTGCCATATTAGCGGCATTTTTCCCCTTTGCAAGTTTTTGGGTTGAAGTAGATTTGGTAAAAAAAAGAATGGAATAA
- a CDS encoding 5'-methylthioadenosine/adenosylhomocysteine nucleosidase, which produces MKIGIIGAMEVEISLLCEKIENLEATALYNFKFYQGNCANHEIIVVLSGVGKVSAAVATTLLIDHYQPDLIINTGTAGGLQNVRVGDIILATEVRHHDVDLTGFGYELGQQSQMPAAFIPAETFRQKAEDLVQQKTGQAAHGLIVSGDAFINDPEKFAWIKENFPDAKAVEMEAAAIAQVCHQMNTPFIIQRAISDIAGEGNTQSFDQFVKKAGAISAEINLEFVKNL; this is translated from the coding sequence ATGAAAATCGGAATTATTGGTGCTATGGAAGTCGAAATTTCGCTTCTGTGCGAAAAAATCGAAAACCTTGAAGCCACTGCCTTATACAACTTTAAATTCTACCAAGGAAATTGTGCCAATCACGAAATCATCGTAGTGCTTTCTGGCGTGGGCAAAGTGAGTGCCGCCGTGGCAACAACTTTGCTTATAGACCATTATCAGCCTGATTTAATCATCAACACAGGCACCGCGGGCGGCTTGCAAAATGTACGCGTAGGCGACATCATCCTCGCCACCGAAGTGCGCCACCACGATGTGGATCTCACAGGATTTGGCTACGAATTGGGACAACAATCTCAAATGCCTGCAGCCTTTATCCCAGCTGAAACTTTTAGACAAAAAGCAGAGGATTTAGTTCAGCAAAAAACGGGACAAGCTGCTCACGGCTTGATTGTGAGCGGAGATGCCTTTATCAACGATCCAGAGAAATTTGCTTGGATCAAAGAAAATTTCCCAGATGCCAAAGCCGTAGAAATGGAAGCGGCAGCGATTGCCCAAGTTTGTCATCAAATGAATACACCATTCATCATTCAGCGAGCGATTTCGGACATTGCAGGCGAAGGCAACACGCAATCTTTTGACCAATTTGTAAAAAAAGCAGGTGCTATTTCAGCGGAAATTAATCTTGAATTTGTTAAAAACTTATAA
- the rpmA gene encoding 50S ribosomal protein L27, with translation MAHKKGVGSSKNGRESESKRLGVKIFGGQNAVAGNIIVRQRGTKHHPGNNVGIGKDHTLFALVNGKVVFTKKRDNRSYVSVEPYVD, from the coding sequence ATGGCACACAAGAAAGGAGTTGGTAGTTCTAAAAACGGTCGTGAATCAGAATCTAAACGCCTTGGCGTAAAAATATTTGGTGGACAAAACGCAGTTGCGGGTAATATTATCGTGCGTCAGCGTGGTACTAAACACCACCCAGGTAACAATGTAGGAATCGGAAAAGATCACACATTATTTGCTTTGGTAAATGGTAAAGTAGTTTTCACTAAAAAGAGAGACAATCGTTCATATGTATCGGTTGAGCCGTATGTAGACTAA
- the cdd gene encoding cytidine deaminase, protein MKEWSFKYEIFSSEKELSKEDKMLLAKAKEAKDRAYAPYSKFLVGCSLLLENGEVFTGNNQENAAYPSGLCAERVTIFAAKSQYPDAVIKKIFITTSAENLKDAVSPCGSCRQVLVEYEKNQVSKIEIYFQGAQAQVIKLFSVCDLLPFVFHSEML, encoded by the coding sequence ATGAAAGAATGGAGTTTTAAATACGAAATCTTTTCATCAGAAAAAGAGCTTAGTAAAGAAGATAAAATGCTTTTAGCCAAAGCTAAAGAAGCAAAAGATAGAGCCTATGCACCTTATTCAAAGTTTTTGGTGGGTTGCTCTCTTTTGCTAGAAAATGGAGAGGTTTTTACGGGGAATAACCAAGAGAATGCAGCGTACCCAAGTGGCTTGTGTGCCGAGCGAGTAACAATATTCGCTGCCAAAAGCCAATATCCAGATGCCGTTATCAAGAAAATTTTTATAACCACTAGTGCAGAGAATTTAAAAGATGCGGTGTCTCCGTGCGGCTCATGCCGGCAAGTTTTGGTGGAATATGAGAAAAATCAAGTTTCCAAGATTGAGATTTATTTTCAAGGCGCACAAGCCCAAGTAATCAAGCTATTTAGCGTTTGCGACCTATTGCCTTTTGTGTTTCATTCGGAGATGTTATAG